In Fervidobacterium nodosum Rt17-B1, one genomic interval encodes:
- a CDS encoding metal-dependent hydrolase: MPNLLTHLRFGMVSYPFYLIIYISFLRFFKTNISLSVLDISLSYLFYIVGSDLPDLDSNNAPLRGFTKALSLGFSIYIFTNFIMEKLSNLPQLKIPEILLLPISVAISMLIGAGLINLFLSMPIFSHRGFAHSVTFAGIYGLLIYLFSTGKSDNAIFLGISAFAGVMSHMIADYRKNPTKIFKLW, from the coding sequence TTGTTAACTCACCTTAGATTTGGGATGGTATCATACCCATTTTATTTAATTATTTATATTTCATTTTTAAGGTTTTTCAAAACGAATATATCACTATCTGTTTTGGATATCTCGTTAAGTTATTTGTTTTATATAGTTGGAAGTGATTTACCTGATCTTGATAGCAACAATGCTCCTTTGAGGGGTTTTACAAAAGCTTTGTCTTTAGGTTTTTCTATATACATATTTACAAATTTTATAATGGAAAAACTTTCTAATCTTCCCCAATTGAAAATTCCAGAAATTTTATTATTACCTATATCTGTTGCCATCTCGATGCTTATAGGTGCAGGGCTTATAAACCTTTTTTTGTCGATGCCGATATTTTCGCACAGAGGATTTGCTCATTCGGTAACTTTCGCTGGAATTTATGGCCTTTTAATTTATCTTTTCTCAACAGGAAAGAGCGATAACGCAATATTTTTAGGAATAAGTGCCTTTGCTGGAGTTATGAGCCACATGATTGCCGATTATAGAAAAAATCCAACAAAAATATTTAAACTATGGTAG